attccctctcaaattccagttgaatatatgagtttggcgttatgacgtcgaagtaaggcgtcaaagaaaaaaaatataatagcctttcaagacgtcataattatttggactagttttATTCATATGGCGTCGTGTTTTGTCAGCGATCATATGACGTTCTAAATTATCGCTGAATCATTCATGAAATTTCgaggaattttatttaaattttagctTTATACATTTCCGAAGTTTTAATGCACAATTCTTTTTTGTCAAACATGAATTATAATAGAATCAAatgttatgtatttgttttttaaatctcaattttcCTGAAAATTCCGGGGTTCTGCATGCAGGTGTCTCGCGCATGAATAGACAAGGTTACGAAGGTAGTTTCTGAAACATGGCtaatttatatattcttttatttcaaaaatttgctAGTACAATGCGATAATTTTGTGACAGGGTTTGCTTTTAAATCTCGAATTTCTTGTTTAACTGCATTAAATTTAAACGACTGCGTTTGCTTACTTCAATCAGTTGAAGTGACATACTCTGTCAAATCGATGTTCACCTATTTGACTCAAGTTCTCATatctaaatcaaaattaaacGTATTTCCAAATTCCGaattctaaaataaacaacaaaaatgtacGGATAAAATGTACCAGTATTGTGTGTATATTTAAGTGTAAACGCAATATAATATTAGCCCTGGAGAATACCTCAAAACATAATTGACGGTCATATAACTTTTTTATAAACataactataacatgtataaaaagatAGCGAACATATGCAATCGGATTCACTTGGTTTGTTTGAATTCTTGTTTAAgattgaactagaggctctaaaaagcttgtgtcgctcacctgtattttctgaagctttggaaatcatgtaaaataaggttaaaatcataatttatagaaaatatatacagaaattttgcggttttttgctattatcttagatataATAATCcaagataatagcaaaaaacagcaaaatttctgtaaaattactaactcaggggcagcaacctaacaactggTTGTCGgaattgtctgaaaatttcagggcagatatatctaaatctgatgaacatttttgccatCAGTCAGATTTGGTCTATATGCTTCAGTTTCATAACCAAAAACTGccttttaccctatgtactattttagtCATGTCTGCCATCATGGTTCacgggcagggtcatcggacacatttttttaaactagatactcttatgatgattgtggacaagtttggttacatttgtcatagtagtttcagaggagaaggtttttgtaaaagattacaaaaatttaagaaaaaatggtaaaattgactataaagggcaataactccttaaggggtcaactgaccattttggacatgttgacttatttgtagattttactttgctgaacattattgctgtttatagtttatctctagctaaaataatattcaagataaccaaaaacggcaaaatgtccttaaaattacaaattaaggggtagcaacccaacaaccggttgtccgatccatctgaaaatttcaaggcagatagatcttgacttgataaacaattttaaccgaTGTCAGATTTGGTCTAATTGCTTTAGttccaaatgatgattgtggccaagtttggttcaattttgttcagtagtttcagagaagaagatttttgtaaaagattacaaaaatttaagaaaaattggtaaaattgactataaagggcaataactccttaaggggtcaactgaccattttggtcatgggacttatttgtagatcttttttggctgaacattattgctgtttacagttaaaatctatctaaaataatattcaagataataaccaaaaactgcaaaatttccttaaaattaccaattcaggggtggcaacccaacaaccggttggctctaattgctttggtttcagagttataagccaaaatctacattttacccctatgttctatttttagccatggcggccatcttggttggctggccgggtcaacggacacatttttcaaactaaatacccaaatgatgattgtggccaagtttggttaaatttgacccagtagttttagaggagaagatttttgtaaaagttaacagacgacgccggacgacgacgacaacgacgacgacgacgacgacggacgacggacgcaaagtgatgagaaaagctcacttggcccttcggtccaggtgagctaaaaatatgttTACCactgtcaccgaacttgttttctttactacaattaaaaatcataatttcaattcattcctttgaatttttttaacttttctattaCATGTAATAGAAGTTGAAAATTGGAATGAAAAAAATCCACACAGTTGGTATATGTTGAAAATTTCTGAATAAAACATGTGTGTTGTAGTACTATATCACATCAATTGTCAATATTAAGTCTTTCTGACTAGGGCAAAGACTCAAACATATAGCGAACTACTTTGTATGATTCATGATAGTAGGATACAGTGAATCAgctttaaatgttgaaaatagtCTGTTAATTTTTGGAATTAAAACGATCACTTACTGTATCTTACAGAGAAGGCTTCTGATTATTTTTGTTGTATGCATCATTGGATTGAATATTTCGAGTGGTATTGTCCAACCAGATATACTTTTGTTACTGACTAAAGAAGCCGAATGCAATTCACCATCAGGAATTGGAGGTAAATCTTCTTTGTATAGGTATACTAGTGTATTTAATAATACTTGCCAAGTgctacaattttgtttttgtcatgtcATGGGGatggtatacatgtatttgacaATATATACCATTGAAGTCGCAtagttttttaaattattttaaaacagatTATCGTTTTTATATTAAGTACGatttttctgaaaaatattgtgcTAAAAGATGCTTGTGTCTTTCGATGTTGTGATTTTACACTATTTTATCAAATAAGGGTgaatgtttggtaccattaaTGCGTTGAAACCCGTTTCATTTGTTTAGCACCCGTCTGAGTCGGGAATCTGATGTAAAGTTGTTGTCGTTTGAAAATGTGGTTCATAAGGTTTActcgtttttttgtttttttataatgattaaaccgtttaaatggttttacacatgCTAATgttgggtccctttatagcttactgtgaCGTGTGAACCAATGCTCAGTATTGTTTTATAACAAGTTTAATTAGATTCGCTAAACACTGtcatacatatttataaaaaatgaagcCATAACATTTAGATAGACACAGCAAGTGAAAGAGAATTTGAGATATCTTAATAAATTGTAAATAGATTTTTTACTTCCGTAAAtcattaaagaaaatttgaaGGTTACCTTAAGCTTATGTCGAACAAATAGATTTTCGATGATAGAATGCTATGAATACAAATTGTATACAAGTTTTTTgtaaatcgttaactttttttaaatcactGTTTAGTCAATGTTTGACAATATCCTTTCGGCCAGGCGAGGTACCTACATATCCCGCCGTTGTTTTAGTGTGTTATCGTCACTTTTTTCATTCTTGCTTGTCATTTTCtatatgtgctttgtctttatgctGTATCCCTATTATGACATTAATatgtgtttgtattgttcacaaattggtatatatatatgatggAGTTGtatgcgactgtaatacaagtgagagattaagctagctataaacaAGGTTGAGTGCACCATTTTTCTTCATAgggaaatgcctgtatcaagtcaggaatataaattttgttttcctttCATTTGATGTGGTTcagctttttattttgaaatttaagaagggactttctgttttggaATATTTCTTGGAGTTCGGTAGTTTTGCTATTCTACTTTTTCACCTTTGATTTGAAATTGCAATTGAAACTAGCATTCCGCaacattatttttcatataaacaCCTTTTTAGCAATAAACTACGTTTTGTTGTTTAGTGCAATCTCATGAATCAAGTTAGAACGCTGTCCGGCTACATATAATATGCGCCTGTTTTCTATTTTGAAGTATTTTACAGAGTTCAATCCTACTGGTCTAAACAGCTATTTATGTGGTTTGAGTTTAACGTTAAAAGTTGACCCTTGATTATTCACATCATTGAATTGTGGCCATTGTATATATCATTCATAATCAAAATTAATATTCGACTTAGCTTTGTTTGGTTTTCTACTTGGAATGTTAACATCGCCTGCGCATATGTCAGAGTGCACATTGATGGCAACAGGTCAGACGAATGGAGTTAATACGAAGAATACAGTTAGTTCCACCACTTTGGTGACAGGAAGTACAATGCCACCTGTAACTTCAACGATAGCAGCAAGTAAGCCAGCCTTACCACAAAGTAAATAACGATAAACTACAATAGAAACACTGACTATTGTTAATCATTTTACGACCGTTgcgtacaaaatgtattatagtGTACACATGTTTTTTTCCGTATGTTTGTTAACACTTCGTTCGACAACTCAAGTTCTCTTCAACTTTCACAAATCACACTCATTCACGTATTCGTAACTTGATTTCTTCTAATCTTAACAGTAGTGTGGGCATATGAAATGCAAATCGTAAGCTGTTATGCCAAAAAATCGGAAACTTTAACGATAATCGATTGGACAAACCTccaatcgattttttttatatcgccAAGTCTAAGCAACTTATTTTCGACTTATTCAGATCAtcgagaaaaaaagtaaaaacacaaaaatactgactcCGAGAATgattcaaagcggaaagtccctaatatAACAATTCGCTCACAACAGAAACGTATATGTTTATCGTGTTATCAGTCGGTCTTCATTGTATAGTAAAACGGTCGATTGCCGGATAAAAGCAAACTAATCTTAATTCATTTtcccaaaagaaaaaaagaaaacaaatgcatatattaatatatatatatatatatatatatatatatatatatatataaccagtaACTACAcgctccaaagagcctgtgtcgctaacCTGGATTTTTGTGCATATTAAgcaaaagacacagatggattcatgacaaaattgtcctttaatgatgatgatgtgtttgtagatcttactttactgagcATTCTTGCtcgctgcttacaattatctctatctataattaaattgacccagtagttacagtggaaaatattttgtaaaaatttacaaaatttatgtaaaaaattacataattgttaaaaattgactataaaaggcaacagttcatctctatctgtaataatattcaagataaaaacccaAAGCtgctaaatgttttattttgtcacGGAGGGTACGGGAGATGCCATTTTCTGAATAGCTATTATTAATACGATACATTTGGTATTCTTTCAGCTATTTGTGGTTGTCCTCCGGGGTTTACAAGGATACCAGCGGACAGTGGCAATTGTTATTTAGCTTGTGACTCAAATTCTGATTGGCTTGGAGCAGTGGTATGGATATTCATTCACAATAACTGTCTGTATCACGGTATTCATTTGTCAATTCATTCGACCATTCCTCGCACACAAgttagttttaaatatttcaaattgataaaacttCATTAAAACTCATATTGCATATTTTAATGGTTAgagattatttattttattttgacgtTCGATAGCAACATGTACAAGACGTTTATCGTCAGaacgaatatatttttttttcacatatcgCACACTATCTTGCATTTGCATGATTAATTAATCTGCTTGAAATTTGAGAACACAAGTATGAGGTTTATCCTAAtttactttattattttaaaagttatgaaattatatatatgtaaaaatcaattgtGATGTTCAATTttacaatctttttttaaatccatAACAGAATGCGAATGATtaaatataagaatatgtggtattagtgtcaatgagacaactctcagtCAACcgtaaatttgtaaaagtaaaccattatatgttatAGTACGGACGTCAACACGAAGCCTTGATTCACATCGAACAGTAAGTTAAGTGTCATTAAGCGGATATATAACATATAagataactatttaaaaatatcaGTTGAATATTTAATCACTTCATATAAGTATAGAGATATTAGGCTTATTTTTCTATTACAAATATCTGATTTGCTAggttcaaatttatgaaatttttatatgtttatcaGCGTGTGGTTAAAACTAATTAAAACAATGTAAGGTACCTTCTTAATCATATAGCATCCTGTTGTTTTATCAttgattgataaataaataataatgtatttacAGCTAGCATGTAGAGGAATTGGTGCATATCTCTGGGAACCAAATACGGACGAAGAAGTAGGTGCTGTTGCACAAGCGATACTAAATAACAGTGGTAATTTGTTTTTCGGAGCTTCTAAATTTCGTTGCTGCATCTGAATCATGATTTTATGATGTTAGCAACAGAAGCCAATTTGGATACGCCTGCATGTAGAATTGGAAGTTGGGACTCAACTTATGAGTTAGAATATCCTTTGGTGTCATCCGCCTTATTATTACAACATACCTTTCCAAATTTTAACATTGCAACCAATTAATTGATATCAtggttttatttagatttaaattttaacTTCGAATATTTCTGTCCAGTTAATgttactttatttaaaaatacaaaaatatccaTATAACCGTTTCTGATGTAACTATTAATAACTCAATATAAAAAACCAACCTATAATGTTTATATATTGGGGATTTTTACGTTTTTTTCAATTACTTTTTGAGAACTCTCAGTAGTTTATatctttttgttaatttactcATGCTTTTACAGGTGATAAATTTTGGACAGGTGCTACAGATCAGGTTAACGAAGATATGCCTTCCTTTGTACTTGGTTCTGAACTTACGTTTACTCTAACGGCTGGTGAGTTGTTTTTTAATGGCACTATATGGATAAAATCAGAGGATTACGAAATAATTAAATCATATAGTTCTCTGGTGGTGTATGATGATGAGGACATAcgataaatatatgaatgaaacCAACGGGTGTGAGCTATGCGCTAGCGATTGCATTGGACTGAAAAATactaagtaaaaagtaaaatatctttTGCATTTTTGTGTACTTTTCATCATTTGAAATATCTATATATTGTTATATCCTACCCACATTTTGATTTGCCTTGAATTTATTgttgaaaaagaaattataacGACGAATGTTTTTGACATATCAGCTTATGGGGTCTAGTTTCGGTCTTTTTagcagaaaaaatattattatggtTCAGAACTGAGCTCCATTCTTTTTTTTGTAGTCAGTGATGGTCCGAACTCTGACTGTGTTGCATATGAACCAACTAATTTTATTTACCGAACATGTTTTGTTAACAGAAAATGTGTTTGTGAAAGGGTATGTATAGTTTAGCCTCCAACTAtcattttaaaaacttcaaatagAAGATGCAAAGGACATTCAATTGTTTTCGATATGCTATCAGTGAATGGCAAATTCTGGTCTATACTAATCCGTTTGAATCACTTTTGTGCATTCAATACGCTTCTCATTTATCAGTTAACGCACGAGTACTTGGTCCGTTCAAACCGACAtatgtttaaatttattaatatatatacatatataaatatattaaatcaaGGGATAATAGCCAACGATatatcttacagggcgatggataaTATAATTATGATACAGTATACaacaaaatgtaatatataactAGTCTTAattaactttgaatttttcgaaaaactaaggattttcttattccaggcatagattaccttagccgtatttggcacacctttttggaatttcggatcctcaatgctcttcaactttgtacatgtttggctttatcaatatttagagtaaagcgtcactgatgagtcttatgtagacgaaacgcgcgtctggcgtactaaattataatccttgtacttttgataactaattaaaggATACAACATCagcaaaaataacaataaactatggtggccggttaaggccatttcgcgtttttgcctttcatattctatagggcgaaaacgcgaagtcgaaaacgcgaaaaggcgaaatatGTTTTCTTTCCGATTTCGCATTTTCGACTCCgcggtttcgcgttttcgacttcatTTTTTCGaattttcgacttcgcgattccacgttttcgccctatagattATGAACTCAACAAATGTTGAAtctttcggataacagatatccttcatcagtatgatcACGATGGAAAATGAATCATATCAATCTATTCTGTTTATGAAACTGTATCAATCTTGAAAGCtatacaattaattttttttatacgaaCATCATAGAGACACTTGTACAATTCTAAAATTTCCACACACGACGAAAAGACTGCAAAGATATGCCTTAGATAATAATAGTGATTTGCGATATGAACTGACAAAACTCTAAAACTCTAAAGGGGACGACAGTTAAGATGTAACAACAACTGCGTAGAAATACATTCTCAATTAACAGCATTGATCGATCTAAGGTGGTATAATTAGAATTTGAAAACGGTAGAGTAATTAAAACAGAGGCTGCGTAATTAAACATCCCAAATAGATAACAGTTTGATAACAGTAGAGTAATTAAAGTCTTTACGTTTAATTATTACGATATCAAGTTATTCATTTCTGGAATCCTTCTTTTCTCAGAAAGTATTATGTTTGTCCCTTAATTTTGTTTAAACAGTTTTTGTGTTAGGGGCACACCCTCAAGTTTTTATAATGTGAAATGAATAAAAGTGGAAAGAATTATAAAATACTTAAATAAAAGAGGGAAGTTAAGCTAATTGGATAACCAGATTTAACCtattattttcttaataaaatgTCCAAACAAAGTCAGAATATGATAATTGTTGTTCATTCGTTCTATTCATTGATAAGGTTTTgtagtgttttgttttgtaattttttattgagatttttataattattttttgatagtATGAAACAAATGAGAATAACATTTTCTTAACTAAACATTTTTGTTGTACATTGTGAATATCGAAGTTGGTAAAAATGGGCAGTAGAAAGATGATTTTATAGTTATTCTTCTAAAGCTGCTTATTTCCTGACAGTTTGTCATATGTCACGCTTATGATACTCAGTTGTCTCACCATACAACAAATTATTTGAACAGATCTAACATATAACCAAACTGCCTCAAAATAGAAACATTTAATAGTAGGTccgatattttgaaaaatattttttaatttttaatgattttatgttTCAGAATTTCTGTGTAACAACGACAACATAAAGGAGACAGCAGCACCATAGAGTAAATTGTTCATGCATATATCTACACAAATTAGCTACGTATTAGGAATATGCTGTTAAaggattaaaaaacaaaatgagttttctttttcttatagTATTGAATATCGATACAAAGCACCCTATTTTGGATGAATTATCTGCATTTACTAAAAGTACAAACAATTAAGTTAGTTATGGAATGCATatacttatgttttgtttttttttaatttcaaagtgTTTCTACAATAATCATGACTtgattgccccccccccccccccccccaaattgtCTGTTGCTaggtttaccggatttgtaatcacataagcaacacgatgggtgcaacatgtggagcaggatctgcttacccttccggagcacctgagatcacccctagttattggtggggttcgtgttgtttattctttagttttctatgttgtgtcatgtgttctattgtttttctgtttgtctttttcatttttagccatggcgttgtcagtttgttttagatttatgaatttgactgtccctttggtatctttcgtccctcttctctTGACATAGGTCTACAGTTTAAGGACTGAGAATAACATATCGGAAGCAAAAATCAGCAAGTACAATATGTAACATTAAACCTTTAGAATCGAACCGATATTAGGTCCCACAAAAATGATTACAGATTATTCCTTATTAACACTCACATGTAGGGCTAATCACAGTAAACGCAAGACCCAAAAGAAGTTGACAGTAGTTTGCCGATGCTCAAGCCTTAATTAATTTTGAATATACAGATGAACTTATAATAACTGCATGAATCACACGAAATGTAAAAGTGCCGGACCCAATTCATCGACAGGTAATTGGGTATCATATTttgcatacatatatatactcGGTCAAAATGATTATATAGAAAAAAGGGCAAAATATGTTTACAATGAAATCAAGTGACTTCGATTATCATCTTAAGATATAAGATCACAAAAACAGTTTGCAAACAGATATATTGTATCGGTTTACCAAATCATTATCATAATGGTAACTGTAAAACTTGTAACGAGTGAATGTGCATGGAACGCCAAAACTTTCTTGTTATGCCAAtgttcattatatgatgtgcatttacctttatatgatgtttAAATGTCGTTTTATGATGTGTAAACACCTTTAtttgatgtgcacttgtcattttatgatgtgcaaacaccttcaTATGAAGTGCCCATaaccttatattatgtgcaagtatcCTTATATGATGGTCAAACATCCTTATATAATGTGCAatcatcattatatgatgtgcaaacatacacaaataaagtgcaaatattcTAACATGAAAAGctaatatccttatatgatgttcAAACATTCTGATATAATGTGCAAATACACTTATATGATTGCAAACATCATAATATGATGTGCAAACTTCATAATATGATGTGCAAACTTCATAatatgatgtgcatacatacttTTATGATATGCACATTTTCTGTTTATAATGTGCATTACCCTTTATATTATGTAAAAACACCTTTCTTTGATGTGGTTCATCGTATAATGTgctttgcacatcatataagtatttatGCTATCTTCCTACAACTGTAACAAATCATCTGATTAGATGTAAGGGTCAGAAACCGACGAAACGTTCTTTTTGGTATCGTAATGGCAATGTATAAATGAATGGAGAAACTAGAGAgtaaattgcaaaatttttactTATTCGTAAAAAAttctttca
This sequence is a window from Mytilus edulis chromosome 1, xbMytEdul2.2, whole genome shotgun sequence. Protein-coding genes within it:
- the LOC139519858 gene encoding uncharacterized protein translates to MFDKHIREALIELHSGTYYRRYTMRTRDKRRLLIIFVVCIIGLNISSGIVQPDILLLLTKEAECNSPSGIGALFGFLLGMLTSPAHMSECTLMATGQTNGVNTKNTVSSTTLVTGSTMPPVTSTIAATICGCPPGFTRIPADSGNCYLACDSNSDWLGAVLACRGIGAYLWEPNTDEEVGAVAQAILNNSGDKFWTGATDQVNEDMPSFVLGSELTFTLTAVSDGPNSDCVAYEPTNFIYRTCFVNRKCVCERNFCVTTTT